The proteins below are encoded in one region of Coffea arabica cultivar ET-39 chromosome 4c, Coffea Arabica ET-39 HiFi, whole genome shotgun sequence:
- the LOC113740427 gene encoding uncharacterized protein, which produces MGRNRVYGSLEEARAEKNRRKRERRATAQRATKNDAPLGVCTLAVTAFNIREPNTMKQPNMAIAQSLLSSGSSLPSTENNAEQFPAENEQNVSASIANGANEVSTTNVSIGQSSLRRKRRSTTNQILQNHTGNTWLTPMQTTAKASPLSTSFS; this is translated from the exons ATGGGTCGGAATAGAGTATATGGAAGTTTGGAAGAGGCTCGTGCTGAGAAAAATCGAAGGAAACGCGAGCGCCGTGCTACTGCTCAACGTGCGACAAAGAATGATGCGCCATTAGGAGTGTGTACACTAGCTGTCACGGCTTTTAATATACGTGAACCAAATACTATGAAGCAGCCAAATATGGCTATCGCTCAATCTTTGTTAAGCTCAGGCTCATCACTGCCATCTACAGAGAATAATGCAGAGCAATTTCCAGCT gaaaatgaacaaaatgTATCTGCATCTATTGCTAATGGTGCTAACGAGGTTTCAACAACTAATGTAAGTATTGGTCAATCATCATTGCGTAGGAAACGTCGGTCTACTACAAACCAGATACTACAAAACCACACAGGCAACACCTGGCTAACACCAATGCAAACCACCGCCAAAGCTTCACCTTTGTCTACTTCCTTTTCTTAG